A region of Faecalibacterium taiwanense DNA encodes the following proteins:
- the glmS gene encoding glutamine--fructose-6-phosphate transaminase (isomerizing) produces the protein MCGIVGYVGKRSAQDVLLDGLEKLEYRGYDSAGVALALDGGIRVVKSKGRLTALREKLAAQQLAQSFCGIGHTRWATHGEPSDVNSHPHSTPRVSIVHNGIIENYGLLKERLAAKGYTFQSETDTEVLVKLIDSCYTGDPLRALQQALAKVRGSYALAVLFRDYPDTIFAVKRESPLIVGWGEGENFVASDIPALLKYTRKYSVLEEGDMAVCTTEGIRFYNEFGEPVERQQLKADWDMEAAEKGGYPHFMLKEINEQPAAIMATVSPRVEDGLPVLRIPELTDEVLRGIGRVHLVGCGTAMHAGMVGKSAIETLARVPAEVDIASEFRYRDPILEKNDLVIIISQSGETSDTLAALKLAKSRGVPVLAIVNVVGSSIARAADYVMYTYAGPEIAVASTKAYMVQMCVLYLFALRLAYARGRLSEAETRRFTAQLLRAPEVIKPRLADCEQIKYLASRYVNTQSCFFIGRGFDYALSLEGSLKLKEISYVHSDAYAAGELKHGTISLITDGVPVIALATQKQVYEKTISNAKETRSRGARVLLFTTKDAVVPEGVADAVTRLDEYEDILMPLQLIVPLQLFAYYMAVLRGCDVDKPRNLAKSVTVE, from the coding sequence TGTGGCGCTTGCGCTGGACGGCGGCATCCGCGTGGTAAAAAGCAAAGGACGGCTCACCGCCCTGCGGGAAAAGCTGGCGGCGCAGCAGCTGGCACAAAGCTTCTGCGGCATCGGCCACACCCGCTGGGCTACCCATGGCGAGCCCAGCGATGTGAACAGCCACCCGCATTCGACCCCGCGTGTGAGCATTGTGCACAATGGCATCATTGAAAATTACGGCCTGCTCAAGGAGCGCTTGGCCGCAAAAGGCTATACCTTCCAGAGTGAGACGGACACCGAAGTGCTGGTAAAGTTGATCGACAGCTGCTATACCGGTGACCCGCTGCGTGCACTGCAGCAGGCGCTTGCCAAGGTGCGCGGCAGCTATGCGCTGGCCGTGCTGTTCCGGGATTACCCGGACACCATTTTTGCAGTCAAGCGGGAAAGCCCGCTGATCGTCGGCTGGGGCGAGGGCGAAAACTTTGTGGCTTCGGATATTCCGGCACTGCTCAAGTATACCCGGAAATACAGCGTGCTGGAAGAAGGGGATATGGCCGTCTGCACCACAGAGGGCATCCGCTTTTACAACGAATTTGGTGAGCCGGTGGAGCGCCAGCAGCTGAAGGCGGACTGGGATATGGAAGCTGCCGAAAAGGGCGGCTATCCCCACTTTATGCTCAAGGAGATCAACGAGCAGCCTGCGGCCATTATGGCCACGGTCAGCCCCCGTGTAGAGGACGGACTGCCGGTGCTGCGCATCCCGGAGCTGACCGATGAAGTGCTGCGCGGTATTGGCCGGGTGCATCTGGTGGGCTGCGGTACGGCTATGCATGCCGGTATGGTGGGCAAATCTGCCATCGAAACGTTGGCCCGTGTGCCCGCCGAGGTGGACATTGCCAGCGAGTTCCGTTACCGGGACCCCATTCTGGAAAAGAACGATCTGGTCATCATCATCAGCCAGTCCGGCGAGACCAGCGACACGTTGGCAGCGCTCAAGCTGGCCAAGAGCCGCGGCGTGCCGGTGCTGGCCATCGTGAATGTGGTTGGCAGCTCCATTGCACGTGCCGCAGATTATGTAATGTACACCTATGCCGGGCCGGAGATCGCGGTAGCATCCACCAAGGCGTATATGGTGCAGATGTGCGTGCTGTATCTGTTTGCACTGCGGCTGGCCTATGCGCGCGGACGGCTGAGCGAGGCAGAGACCCGCCGCTTTACGGCCCAGCTGCTGCGCGCACCGGAGGTCATCAAGCCGCGCCTTGCAGATTGTGAGCAGATCAAGTACCTTGCCAGCCGCTATGTGAACACCCAGAGCTGCTTCTTCATTGGGCGCGGGTTCGACTATGCGCTCTCGCTGGAGGGCAGCCTGAAACTCAAGGAGATCAGCTATGTGCACTCGGATGCCTATGCAGCCGGTGAACTGAAACATGGTACCATCAGCCTGATCACCGATGGCGTGCCGGTGATCGCACTGGCCACCCAGAAACAGGTGTACGAAAAGACCATTTCCAATGCCAAGGAGACCCGCAGCCGCGGAGCAAGGGTGCTGCTGTTTACCACAAAGGATGCTGTGGTGCCGGAAGGCGTGGCAGATGCCGTGACCCGGCTGGATGAGTATGAGGATATCCTGATGCCGCTGCAGCTCATTGTGCCGCTGCAGCTGTTTGCCTATTATATGGCTGTTCTGCGCGGCTGTGACGTGGATAAGCCGCGCAATCTGGCCAAGAGCGTGACCGTGGAGTGA
- a CDS encoding enoyl-CoA hydratase-related protein, with product MAFVKTEVQGAVEIITIDRPKALNALNPEVLADLKAAFEAVDQETVRCIVLTGEGDKSFVAGADIGSMSTMTKAEGEAFGKLGNDVFLMIESFPIPVIAAVNGFALGGGNELAMSCDIRICSDNAVFGQPEVGLGITPGFGGTQRLARLVGMGMAKQLVYSALNIKADEALRIGLVNAVYPQAELMENVLKLAGKIAKNAPIAVRNCKKAINGGISLPIEKAVEVEEKLFGSCFETHDQKEGMACFLSREKPKPKAVFTNN from the coding sequence ATGGCATTTGTAAAAACCGAGGTGCAGGGTGCAGTTGAGATCATTACCATCGACCGCCCCAAGGCACTGAATGCCCTGAATCCCGAAGTTCTGGCAGACCTGAAGGCAGCTTTTGAGGCTGTGGATCAGGAGACTGTCCGCTGCATCGTTCTGACCGGCGAAGGCGACAAGAGCTTCGTGGCAGGTGCAGATATCGGTTCCATGAGCACCATGACCAAGGCAGAGGGTGAGGCCTTCGGCAAGCTGGGCAATGATGTGTTCCTGATGATTGAGAGCTTCCCCATCCCCGTTATTGCAGCCGTGAACGGCTTTGCACTGGGCGGCGGCAACGAGCTGGCTATGAGCTGCGACATCCGCATCTGCTCTGACAACGCTGTGTTCGGCCAGCCGGAAGTGGGTCTGGGCATCACCCCGGGCTTCGGCGGCACCCAGCGTCTGGCACGTCTGGTCGGCATGGGTATGGCAAAGCAGCTGGTCTACTCTGCACTGAACATCAAGGCGGACGAGGCTCTGCGCATTGGTCTGGTGAACGCTGTGTATCCTCAGGCTGAACTGATGGAGAACGTGCTGAAGCTGGCCGGCAAGATCGCAAAGAATGCACCCATCGCTGTACGCAACTGCAAGAAGGCAATCAACGGCGGCATCAGCCTGCCCATCGAGAAGGCTGTTGAGGTCGAGGAAAAGCTGTTCGGCAGCTGCTTCGAGACCCACGACCAGAAGGAAGGCATGGCCTGCTTCCTGAGCCGTGAGAAGCCGAAGCCCAAGGCAGTGTTCACCAACAACTAA
- a CDS encoding butyryl-CoA:acetate CoA-transferase, whose protein sequence is MDFTELYAQKKMTAAQAAALVKSGDWVDYGWAVNTPVAVDAEIAKRLPELEGVNFRGGILMWVPAIFQIDDPAAHMTWNSWHMGGIERKAIAQGFSFYSPIRYSELPRYYRESPDPLDVAVFQVTPMDEHGYFNFGPSASHLGAVCEKAKKIIVEVNKNMPRCLGGMENCIHISQVTGIVEGENPPIGQMAAPGAATEVDLKVANLIVPQIPNGACLQLGIGGMPNAIGSLIAQSDLKDLGVHTEMYVDAFVDIAKAGKITGACKQLDKGRQVYAFGAGTQKMYDYLNDNPECMSAPVDYTNDIRSISALDNFISINNAVDIDLFGQVNAETAGLKHISGAGGQLDFVLGAYLSKGGKSFICLSSTFFNKKTGQLESRIRPTLENGSIVTDTRANIHYLCTEYGCVNLKGLTTWEKAEALISVAHPDFREDLIKEAEKMHIWRRSNKI, encoded by the coding sequence ATGGATTTTACGGAACTGTATGCTCAGAAGAAAATGACCGCCGCTCAGGCTGCCGCACTGGTCAAAAGCGGTGACTGGGTGGATTACGGCTGGGCTGTGAACACCCCTGTGGCGGTGGATGCCGAGATCGCAAAGCGTCTGCCTGAGCTGGAAGGTGTCAACTTCCGCGGCGGCATCCTGATGTGGGTGCCCGCGATCTTCCAGATCGACGATCCCGCTGCACACATGACATGGAACAGCTGGCATATGGGCGGCATTGAGCGCAAGGCCATTGCACAGGGCTTCTCCTTCTACTCCCCCATCCGTTATTCCGAGCTGCCCCGCTACTACCGCGAAAGCCCGGATCCGCTGGATGTGGCGGTGTTCCAGGTGACCCCCATGGACGAGCACGGCTACTTCAACTTCGGCCCCAGTGCATCTCATCTGGGTGCTGTGTGCGAAAAAGCCAAGAAGATCATCGTTGAGGTCAACAAGAACATGCCCCGCTGCCTTGGCGGCATGGAGAACTGCATCCACATTTCTCAGGTCACCGGCATCGTGGAAGGCGAGAACCCGCCCATCGGCCAGATGGCCGCTCCCGGTGCTGCTACCGAAGTGGATCTGAAGGTTGCCAACCTGATCGTTCCGCAGATTCCCAACGGTGCCTGCCTGCAGCTGGGCATCGGCGGTATGCCCAATGCCATCGGCAGCCTGATCGCACAGAGCGATTTGAAGGATCTGGGCGTGCACACCGAAATGTATGTGGATGCCTTTGTGGATATCGCCAAGGCCGGCAAGATCACCGGTGCATGCAAGCAGCTGGACAAGGGCCGTCAGGTCTACGCCTTCGGTGCCGGCACCCAGAAAATGTACGATTACCTGAACGATAACCCGGAGTGCATGTCTGCACCCGTGGACTACACCAACGATATCCGCAGCATCTCCGCACTGGATAACTTTATTTCCATCAACAACGCTGTGGACATCGACCTGTTCGGTCAGGTGAACGCCGAGACTGCAGGCCTCAAGCACATCTCCGGTGCCGGCGGTCAGCTGGACTTCGTTCTGGGCGCATACCTTTCCAAGGGCGGCAAGAGCTTTATCTGCCTGTCCTCTACCTTCTTTAATAAGAAGACCGGCCAGCTGGAGAGCCGCATCCGTCCCACTCTGGAAAACGGCAGCATCGTCACCGATACCCGTGCCAACATCCACTACCTGTGCACCGAGTACGGCTGCGTGAACCTGAAGGGCCTGACCACCTGGGAAAAGGCTGAAGCTCTGATCAGCGTAGCACATCCCGACTTCCGTGAAGACCTGATCAAGGAAGCCGAAAAAATGCACATCTGGCGCAGGAGCAACAAAATCTGA
- the coaD gene encoding pantetheine-phosphate adenylyltransferase, translated as MATAVYPGSFDPVTKGHLDIIKRAAKINDHLIVAVLNNSAKNPLFTVEERVELLKECCKGIQNVSVESFDGLTVEFAKKRHASVMVRGLRAVTDFENEIQLAQTNHALMPGIETMFLATSIKWSYLSSTIVKEAAYYGSDIGKFVTPNVEKAVNEKYALIRQKKDPET; from the coding sequence ATGGCAACAGCAGTTTATCCCGGTTCGTTCGATCCGGTCACAAAAGGGCATCTCGATATCATCAAGCGCGCAGCAAAGATCAACGATCATCTGATCGTGGCGGTGCTCAACAACAGCGCAAAGAATCCGCTGTTCACCGTGGAGGAACGCGTGGAGCTTCTAAAGGAATGCTGCAAAGGCATCCAGAATGTTTCGGTGGAGAGCTTCGACGGCCTGACCGTGGAGTTCGCCAAGAAACGGCACGCTTCGGTGATGGTGCGGGGCCTGCGGGCGGTGACGGATTTTGAAAACGAGATCCAGCTTGCGCAGACCAATCATGCACTGATGCCCGGCATCGAGACCATGTTTCTGGCAACGAGCATCAAGTGGAGCTACCTTTCTTCCACCATTGTAAAAGAGGCAGCTTACTACGGCAGCGACATCGGTAAGTTCGTCACACCCAATGTGGAAAAGGCGGTCAACGAAAAGTATGCGCTGATCCGGCAGAAAAAAGACCCCGAGACCTAA
- a CDS encoding AI-2E family transporter, with protein sequence MMDKKPHIKPYLYGMLAGFGAISLSIIFFFLIYRFDGFGDAISTLTGILMPFIYGAVIAYLLKPVCNTIESFLRRFIPEKMHGLVNVLSVTLTILFGLLLIYALCMMIIPQLITSVTTLYYTAQRNLAKFVQWANHVEFIENNQQIMDMLNSAYATISTNIDDLIKTRLLPSMQNIVSGAAVGVLNVVTMAKNLIIGIIVAVYMLASRKRFVQQAKLVLYSIFKPRWAELIKEEVKYADKMFGGFINGKIMDSAIIGVLCYIGCLIFKFPSALLVSVIIGVTNVIPFFGPFIGAVPATLLILIQNPIKALWFVLFVLVLQQLDGNVIGPKILGNTTGLSSFWVLFAILLFGGLWGFVGMIVGVPLFAVIYDVIKKLVVHGLKRNKEIDLLQTYHDSFGDPEDDVPVETSASEAPPVETNNL encoded by the coding sequence ATGATGGACAAAAAGCCGCACATCAAGCCCTATCTCTACGGGATGTTGGCAGGATTTGGAGCGATCTCCCTGAGCATCATCTTCTTTTTCCTGATCTACCGCTTCGATGGTTTTGGTGATGCCATCTCCACGCTGACCGGCATTCTGATGCCGTTCATCTACGGTGCCGTCATCGCCTACCTGCTCAAGCCTGTGTGCAACACCATCGAGAGCTTTCTGCGCCGGTTCATCCCGGAAAAGATGCATGGTCTGGTCAATGTGCTGTCCGTTACGCTGACCATCCTGTTCGGCCTGCTCCTCATCTACGCTTTGTGCATGATGATCATTCCGCAGCTCATTACCAGCGTGACCACCCTGTACTACACTGCGCAGCGCAACCTCGCAAAGTTCGTGCAGTGGGCGAATCATGTGGAGTTCATTGAGAACAACCAGCAGATCATGGACATGCTCAACTCTGCTTATGCCACCATCAGCACCAATATCGATGATCTGATCAAGACCCGGCTCCTGCCCTCCATGCAGAACATCGTCAGCGGTGCCGCAGTGGGTGTGCTGAACGTAGTGACCATGGCCAAGAACCTGATCATCGGCATCATCGTGGCCGTGTATATGCTGGCCAGCCGCAAGCGCTTTGTGCAGCAGGCCAAGCTGGTGCTCTACAGCATCTTCAAGCCCCGCTGGGCAGAGCTGATCAAGGAAGAAGTGAAGTACGCCGATAAGATGTTCGGCGGCTTCATCAACGGCAAGATCATGGATTCCGCCATCATCGGCGTGCTGTGCTATATCGGCTGCCTGATCTTCAAGTTCCCCAGTGCCCTTCTGGTTTCCGTGATCATCGGCGTGACCAATGTGATCCCCTTCTTCGGCCCGTTCATCGGTGCCGTGCCCGCCACCCTGCTGATCCTCATTCAGAACCCCATCAAGGCGCTGTGGTTCGTCCTGTTCGTTCTGGTGCTGCAGCAGCTGGACGGAAACGTGATCGGCCCCAAGATCCTGGGCAACACCACCGGTCTTTCCAGTTTCTGGGTACTGTTCGCCATCCTGCTGTTCGGCGGTCTGTGGGGCTTTGTGGGCATGATCGTAGGTGTGCCGCTGTTTGCAGTCATCTATGATGTGATCAAAAAGCTGGTCGTCCACGGCCTGAAGCGCAACAAGGAGATCGACCTGCTGCAGACTTACCACGACAGCTTCGGTGACCCGGAGGACGATGTTCCGGTAGAAACGTCTGCATCGGAAGCACCTCCTGTCGAAACAAATAATCTATAA
- a CDS encoding acetyl-CoA C-acetyltransferase, which yields MKKIVIASACRTAIGKFGGTLANVPAVELGSIVIKEALNRANVAPEQVDHVYMGCVIQAGLGQNVARQAALKAGLPIETPAVTVNVVCGSGLNCVNMAAQMIEAGDADIVVAGGMENMDMAPFALQKARYGYRMGAPMGKSEIVDTMVNDALWDACGFNKHMGMTAENVCTNETYQKKYGYSPITREMLDEFSYNSQLKADKAIKDGAFKDEIVPVVIKGKKGDTVFDTDEGPRLSAPEVLAKLKPAFTKDGIVTAGNSSAINDGAAALVIMSEEKAKELGVKPLATWVAGALAGVEPEVMGLGPIAATKKVMAKTGLTVADMDLIEANEAFAAQSVAVSQALNFDMSKVNVNGGAIALGHPVGASGARILVTLLYAMKHRGAHKGLATLCIGGGMGCATIVEMD from the coding sequence ATGAAAAAGATCGTTATCGCATCTGCATGCCGTACCGCTATTGGCAAGTTCGGCGGCACTCTGGCAAACGTTCCCGCAGTTGAGCTGGGCTCCATTGTCATCAAGGAAGCCCTGAACCGTGCAAACGTCGCACCTGAGCAGGTCGATCATGTCTACATGGGCTGTGTCATTCAGGCTGGTCTGGGCCAGAACGTTGCACGTCAGGCTGCTCTGAAGGCTGGTCTGCCCATCGAGACCCCGGCTGTCACCGTCAACGTGGTGTGTGGCTCCGGTCTGAACTGCGTCAATATGGCTGCTCAGATGATCGAGGCTGGCGATGCTGATATCGTGGTCGCAGGCGGCATGGAGAACATGGACATGGCTCCCTTCGCACTGCAGAAGGCTCGTTACGGCTACCGCATGGGCGCTCCTATGGGCAAGAGCGAGATCGTGGATACCATGGTCAACGATGCTCTGTGGGATGCCTGCGGCTTCAACAAGCACATGGGCATGACCGCTGAGAATGTCTGCACCAACGAGACTTATCAGAAGAAGTACGGCTACAGCCCCATCACCCGTGAGATGCTGGACGAGTTCTCATACAACAGCCAGCTGAAGGCTGACAAGGCCATCAAGGACGGCGCTTTCAAGGACGAGATCGTTCCCGTTGTGATCAAGGGCAAGAAGGGCGACACCGTGTTCGATACTGATGAAGGCCCCCGTCTGAGCGCTCCTGAAGTGCTGGCAAAGCTGAAGCCCGCTTTCACCAAGGACGGCATCGTGACCGCCGGCAACTCTTCCGCCATCAATGACGGTGCTGCTGCTCTGGTCATCATGAGCGAGGAGAAGGCTAAGGAGCTGGGCGTGAAGCCTCTGGCTACCTGGGTCGCCGGTGCTCTGGCAGGCGTTGAGCCCGAAGTCATGGGCCTGGGCCCCATCGCCGCTACCAAGAAGGTCATGGCAAAGACCGGCCTGACTGTTGCTGACATGGATCTGATCGAGGCCAACGAGGCATTTGCTGCTCAGTCTGTGGCTGTCAGCCAGGCTCTGAACTTTGATATGAGCAAGGTGAACGTCAACGGCGGCGCAATTGCTCTGGGCCACCCGGTCGGCGCTTCCGGCGCTCGTATCCTGGTCACCCTGCTGTATGCTATGAAGCATCGCGGTGCACACAAGGGCCTGGCTACCCTGTGCATCGGCGGCGGCATGGGCTGCGCTACCATCGTTGAGATGGACTAA
- the acrB gene encoding acryloyl-CoA reductase electron transfer subunit gamma has protein sequence MKAIVCVKQVPDTSGKVSVKPDGTLDRASMATITNPDDLNALKLKDATGCEVVVVTMGPPPAEGMLRELLARGADKAVLVSGREFGGSDTFATSQILAAAVNKIGVGPEDVVFCGRQAIDGDTAQVGPQIAEKLHLPQVTYVADIQKDGNTLTVKRMLEDGYMMVKVQTPCLLTCIKELNQPRYMSVNGIFTCYDKPMEVFDYNALKDDPLIEVDTIGLKGSPTNVFKSFTPPQKGAGTMLKGDDTAAQLAGILAKKHLI, from the coding sequence ATGAAAGCAATTGTTTGTGTAAAGCAGGTTCCTGATACCTCCGGCAAGGTGTCCGTCAAGCCCGATGGCACTCTGGACCGTGCTTCGATGGCTACCATCACCAACCCTGATGACCTGAACGCTCTGAAGCTCAAGGACGCTACCGGCTGCGAAGTCGTTGTTGTTACCATGGGTCCCCCGCCGGCAGAAGGCATGCTGCGTGAGCTGCTGGCCCGCGGTGCAGATAAGGCTGTTCTGGTCTCCGGCCGTGAGTTCGGCGGTTCCGATACCTTCGCAACCAGCCAGATCCTGGCTGCTGCCGTCAACAAGATCGGTGTCGGCCCCGAGGACGTTGTGTTCTGCGGCCGTCAGGCAATCGATGGCGATACCGCTCAGGTCGGTCCTCAGATCGCTGAGAAGCTGCACCTGCCTCAGGTCACCTATGTGGCTGACATCCAGAAGGATGGCAACACCCTGACCGTGAAGCGTATGCTGGAGGACGGCTACATGATGGTCAAGGTACAGACTCCCTGCCTGCTGACCTGCATCAAGGAGCTGAACCAGCCCCGTTACATGAGCGTGAACGGCATCTTCACCTGCTACGACAAGCCGATGGAAGTGTTCGATTACAACGCACTGAAGGACGATCCGCTGATCGAGGTCGATACCATTGGTCTGAAGGGTTCTCCGACGAACGTCTTTAAGTCCTTCACTCCTCCGCAGAAGGGCGCAGGCACCATGCTCAAGGGCGACGATACTGCCGCACAGCTGGCTGGTATCCTGGCCAAGAAGCACCTGATCTGA
- a CDS encoding 3-hydroxyacyl-CoA dehydrogenase family protein produces MKIGVIGAGTMGQGIAKAFAQVEGNTVALCDIKQEWAENGLAKIKKGYEKLVAKGKMTQEKADAIVAAITPGLKEDLCADCDLVVEAAFEDMKVKQTTFGELDKICKPECIFASNTSSLSITEIGKGVSRPLVGMHFFNPADRMKLIEVIAGCNTPAETVEKIKEISVAIGKQPVQVNEAAGFVVNRILIPMINEAAFIKMEGVSDIAGIDTAMKLGANHPMGPLELGDFIGLDICLAIMDVLYKETGDSKYRACPLIRKMVRGGNLGCKSGKGFYVYNADRTKTPVDQL; encoded by the coding sequence ATGAAGATCGGTGTTATCGGCGCTGGCACCATGGGCCAGGGCATCGCAAAGGCATTTGCACAGGTTGAGGGCAACACCGTTGCTCTGTGCGACATCAAGCAGGAGTGGGCCGAGAATGGTCTGGCAAAGATCAAGAAGGGCTACGAGAAGCTGGTTGCCAAGGGAAAGATGACGCAGGAAAAGGCAGACGCTATCGTTGCTGCCATCACCCCGGGCCTGAAGGAAGACCTGTGCGCTGACTGCGATCTGGTCGTTGAGGCTGCTTTTGAGGATATGAAGGTCAAGCAGACCACCTTCGGCGAGCTGGATAAGATCTGCAAGCCCGAGTGCATCTTCGCTTCCAACACTTCTTCTCTGTCCATCACCGAGATCGGCAAGGGCGTTAGCCGTCCGCTGGTCGGCATGCACTTCTTTAACCCCGCAGACCGCATGAAGCTGATCGAGGTCATCGCAGGCTGCAACACTCCCGCTGAGACCGTTGAGAAGATCAAGGAGATCTCTGTTGCCATCGGCAAGCAGCCGGTTCAGGTCAATGAGGCTGCAGGCTTCGTCGTCAACCGCATCCTGATCCCCATGATCAACGAAGCTGCTTTCATCAAGATGGAAGGCGTTTCCGATATCGCCGGCATCGACACCGCTATGAAGCTGGGTGCCAACCACCCCATGGGTCCCCTGGAGCTGGGCGACTTCATCGGCCTGGATATCTGCCTGGCCATCATGGATGTGCTGTACAAGGAGACCGGCGACAGCAAGTACCGTGCCTGCCCGCTGATCCGTAAGATGGTCCGTGGCGGCAACCTGGGCTGCAAGAGCGGCAAGGGCTTCTACGTTTACAACGCAGACCGCACCAAGACCCCTGTTGACCAGCTGTAA
- a CDS encoding acyl-CoA dehydrogenase family protein, translating to MDFTLSKQQQMVQKMYREFAENEVKPLAKKVDAEEYFPKETVEKMGKLGMMGIYFPTEVGGAGGDVLSYVMAVEELSKVCGTTGVIVSAHTSLCAAPIYENGTPEQKAKYLPKLCSGEWLGAFGLTEPGAGTDAQGQQTFAKQDPETGDWILNGSKIFITNAGYANVFIVIAVTDIVPDKKGRPTKQCSAFIVERTDPGFSVGKAEDKMGIRGSSTCELIFEDCRIPADRMLGVRGRGFQLAMATLDGGRIGIASQALGIAEGALEETVAYVKERKQFGRSISAFQNTQFELAEMKARVEAAKYLVYAAALKKQEAMDGKKVRYSVEAAQAKLIAARTASDVTRRCLQLFGGYGYTRDYPIERMMRDAKITEIYEGTSEVQMMVISGALLK from the coding sequence ATGGATTTTACTCTGTCCAAGCAGCAGCAGATGGTACAGAAAATGTACCGCGAGTTTGCTGAGAACGAAGTCAAGCCCCTGGCAAAGAAGGTTGATGCGGAAGAGTACTTCCCCAAAGAGACCGTCGAAAAGATGGGCAAGCTCGGCATGATGGGCATTTATTTCCCGACTGAGGTCGGCGGTGCAGGCGGCGATGTGCTGTCCTACGTCATGGCAGTGGAAGAGCTGAGCAAGGTCTGCGGCACCACCGGTGTCATCGTCTCTGCTCACACCAGCCTGTGTGCTGCTCCTATTTATGAAAATGGTACTCCCGAGCAGAAGGCAAAGTATCTGCCCAAGCTGTGCAGCGGTGAGTGGCTGGGTGCTTTCGGCCTGACTGAGCCGGGTGCCGGCACCGATGCACAGGGTCAGCAGACCTTTGCAAAGCAGGACCCCGAGACCGGTGATTGGATCCTGAACGGTTCCAAGATCTTCATCACCAACGCCGGCTACGCAAACGTCTTTATCGTTATTGCTGTCACCGATATCGTGCCCGACAAGAAGGGCCGTCCCACCAAGCAGTGCTCCGCCTTTATCGTGGAGCGCACCGACCCGGGCTTCTCTGTCGGTAAGGCTGAGGACAAGATGGGCATCCGCGGTTCTTCCACCTGCGAGCTGATCTTTGAGGACTGCCGCATCCCTGCTGACCGTATGCTGGGTGTGCGTGGCCGCGGCTTCCAGCTGGCTATGGCTACTCTGGACGGTGGCCGTATCGGCATTGCTTCTCAGGCTCTGGGCATCGCCGAGGGCGCTCTGGAAGAGACCGTTGCTTACGTCAAGGAGCGCAAGCAGTTCGGCCGCAGCATTTCCGCATTCCAGAACACCCAGTTCGAGCTGGCTGAGATGAAGGCACGCGTTGAGGCTGCAAAGTATCTGGTCTACGCTGCTGCTCTGAAGAAGCAGGAAGCAATGGACGGCAAGAAGGTTCGTTACAGCGTCGAGGCTGCTCAGGCAAAGCTGATCGCAGCCCGCACCGCAAGCGATGTGACCCGCCGCTGCCTGCAGCTGTTCGGCGGTTACGGCTACACCCGTGACTATCCCATCGAGCGCATGATGCGTGATGCCAAGATCACTGAGATCTACGAGGGCACCAGCGAAGTGCAGATGATGGTCATTTCCGGCGCGCTGCTGAAGTAA